The Geoalkalibacter subterraneus genome contains the following window.
TGCCTGCAGTGAATATCATTGGAACCTGGCTGATCCTTTTCGAAGTATCGGGAGGCACCTTCCAAGCCCCACACACAATGAACGAGAGATTTTTCTCTATTCGGATTGGAAGCGGGTTCTGGAAAAGCTGGATCCTTTTTACCGTACGGCAGTAGAAGTCATGATCATGACGGGGTTATCTTCGTCGGAAATGGCAGGCCTGCGCAAGACTGATATTAAGGGCGGATACCTGTATATCAGAACATCAGTGGTCAGGAAGATAGAGAAAAACCAGCTTAAAAACGGCTACCGCAAACGGCGAATTCCCATCACCAAGGAGCTTGGCAAACGCCTTGATAGTGCGACGATGAAAACAGAGAGTGAATTTCTCTTTCCATCGAAGCGAGGGAAATACTTCAACGGTGAATCACTCCGCAAAAATGCATGGACAAAAGCGCTAAAGGCAGCGGAAGTGGAATATCGGCACCTCTATTGCCTGCGCCACACCTTTGCAGCATGGTCGCTGACTTTGGGTATGGACCCAAATCGTCTGGTCAGCCTGATGGGGCACGGGACCAAAAAAATGGTCTACGAGGTCTATGGAAAATACGTCGAGGGCCTTGAACATGACCGGGAGGATATTCTGGCCTATATGGGAGAGGATTTCCTGCTTTCGCCCAAAAGAAAATCTCCACTGCTGGCTAAAGCCAATTCAGTGGAGATATCTTTCTGACTCAACTTTCGCAGTGAGTAAAAATTTATAAAAGACTGAAATTATAGAGGAAAAGCATCATCTCTTGTTGTAAAATAGGTTATCGCCAAACAACCTGTCACACACAAGGAGATGATGCTTTGGATCAGATTGTAGCAGAAACCGTTTCATGCCAGAATCAAATTAATTCGTTCTTTGACAATCAGCGCATCGCACTACTACTGAAGCAAAGCAACGTGGCCAAACAGTACGGGATCGCTCCCGTTGTGGTGATGCGGATGATCTTCAGCCTGGTATTCACCGGCAAGAATCTCTTCCGCTACCTCCAGGCGGATGACTCCGGACGTGAGATTGGCAAGGACACCGTTTACCGCTTTCTCAATTCGGTCAATGCCAACTGGCGCAAGTTCCTGCATTTGCTCTGTGCAATTGTCCTCAACAAGAAGATTCTGCCGCTGACATCGACAGACACACCCAAGGTCTTCATTGTTGACGACTCGCTCTACAACCGCAATCGGAGCAAAAATGTTGAACTGCTGGCGCGTGTCCATGACCATAATGATCATCGCTACTACCGCGGTTTCCGACTGCTGACCCTGGGCTGGTCGGACGGTTCAAGTTTCTTGCCGGTTTCATTCAGCCTGCTCAGCTCCGCCCAAAAGAAAAATCGACTGGCGGAAGCGGCTGAGATCGACAAACGAACTAACGGGTTTAAACGCCGCGCTGAAAGCCTGCGCAAGGCTCCCGATGTCCTCATGGATCTTGTGAAACAGGCCCGCGATAGCGGCATCAGTGCCGATTACCTGCTGTTTGATAGCTGGTTCGCTTTTCCTTCGACGATCATCGGCCTTCTTGAACTGAAGCAACAGGTCATCTGCATGCTCAAATCGGCGAAGACCAAATATGGCTATAACGGTTTCGACCTGACCTTGGATGAACTGTACAAGAGCGTTTTCAAACGTCGCGGCCGGGCGAAAATCCTGGCATCGGTCGAGGTTGAGCTGGGGACGAACAGCAACAATGAGACCGTTATGGCCAAGATAGTTTTCGTTCGGGCTCGTGGCGCCAAGAAGAAGTGGCTGGCGCTTTTGTCCACCGATCTGGAGCTCACCGACGAAGAGATTGTCAAACTCTATAAACGCCGCTGGGACATCGAGGTGTTCTTCAAGATCTCAAAGAGCTATTTGCGCTTGGCCAAAGAGTTCCAGAGCCGTAGCTACGATGCGTTGGTTGCCCATACAACGATTGTGTTTGCCCGTTATATCATGCTGGAATTGGCCAGGCGTTCGGCAAAAGACCCAAGAACGCTGGGCAGCCTGTTCCATGCCGGGTGCGATGAGTTGCGGCAAACCAGTTTTGCCGAAGCCGTCACCTTGTTGTTGACCTCGTTGCGGCAGTTGATTAAGGGGTTCGGCGATAAAATCGCGGCACCAATCGCGCAGGCCCTGGACGCATTTTGGGCGCAAATGCCGAGCTTATTGCGAAGGCCGATGCTACTTCCAGCCTGTATTTTTTAAAAGATCAATGTGATATCAAACTATTACGCCGCTTGGAGCGGTGCGAAAGTTGAGTTTCTGATGAAAGCCCGATGAAAGTCAGTCCTTATCGAAACACAAGCGACTGATTTTAAAGAAAAAAAACTGGTGGAGCAAACAGCTCTCGACCACAACTCAGTCTCCGACCCCAATCAACCCTGTAACACATTGAAAACAAAGGGCTTAATATAGGAAGCCGAGTCACGCCCCAAGTTCCCGCCGAGGAAGTAACTTTTCTCCCCCGATTTCCAAGCTCCGGACGAGGATGCTGGGTTTGCAACGCGAGCGAATACCAAGAACAACCTCCCAACGAATCTGATTCGATTCCGAAAACCGGAATCGACCTGGCCTACCTACCCGGCAGTTCCGTACCGCGACTCATGATCTCGATATAGCCCGCATAACTGAACAGGCGGTTACGCTTCCGGGCAGTCAGCTCCTTAACGATGCCGAGCTGTTCCAGGTGGCCGAGTGCCTTGTTGACCGTGGCCGGGGTGATGCCGGTCTTCTCCACCAACGAGCCCGAGGTGGCGATGGGATGCTCCATCAGCGCCCGGTGAATCTGCAGCGTGGATGCAGCCGCCCGGCCGAGACCGCTGATCTTGTCGCGGTCCTGGTTCGAAAGGTCGAGAAGTTGCTGCGCCGTTTCCACCGCCTGGGTGGCGGTGACGATCACCGCCTCGGAGAAGAAGTCGAGCCAGGCTTCCCAGTCACCTGTCATACGCACGTTGTTGAGCAGCTCGTAGTAGTACTGGCGATGTGTTTTGAAATAGAGGCTGAGGTAGAGCATCGGCTCCCGCAGCACCTTCTGCTCGCACAAAAGCAGCGCAATCAGCAGACGACCGAGACGGCCGTTACCGTCCAGAAATGGGTGGATCGTCTCGAACTGCACATGGGCCAGCGCCGCCTTGAGCAGCACCGGAGTCGGTTCCGGCTGGTCATGGAGGAAGAACTCCAGCTTGCTCATGCACTCCAGCACCTCTTCGGCCGGAGGCGGAACGAAGGCCGCATTGCCGGGCCGGGTGCCTCCGATCCAGTTCTGGCTGCGCCGAAATTCCCCTGGTGTCTGATTGCTGCCCCGGCCCTTAGTCAGCAGAACGCCATGGATCTCGCGGAACAAGCGCAGCGACAGCGGCAGCCCTTCCCCCAACAGACGCAGGCCGTGATCGAGGGCGGCGACATAGTTGCTGACCTCTCGCACATCATCCAGTGGTACACCCGGTTCCTGATCCAGCTCGAACAGCAGCAGATCCGACAGCGACGACTGGGTTCCCTCGATCATGGAGGAGAGCACCGCTTCCTTACGGACGTACATGTAGAGGAACAGCGAGGTGTCCGGCAGCAAGGTTGAGACGCTGTCCAGCCGCCCGAGCGCCAGCAGCGCCTGGTCAAACTTGCTGCGCAGCTCCGGGGTCCAGTCGATGGGCGGACGCGGCGGCAGCGGCGCGGGCACGAAGGCCTGGGCCTTCTCACCCACCGTCGATATGGTCACGTATTTGCCTTGGAGTTCTCGCTTCATCCTGCCTGCCTCGAACCTAAAATAAGATTCGCCTTTATTTTACCTTAATAGCATATCCTAAAATAAGGGGTCGGGAAGCAAAAATCAAGCGAAATTCCCGATTGGCCGTTTCGATTTCCTCAGACGAGCGTTCGACGCTGCAACGCATCTGCTAATGATGTCGATGGTTACAAGCTGATTCTTCGCCTGATTTTCCGCGCTTTTTCCCAAAGTCCCAGACCGGACACCCAGGCCCTCCATTTTTCAACCTCCAGTGATGCGTAATTGTTGAACATATACAGTTCTTGCGCCCATACCGTGGGAATGGTAAAGCGCTGAACTGTGTCCGGCACGACCAACGTCCCCTTCTCACGGGCCACCTGTTCCCGTGCCGCTGTTACCATGAAGTGTAGCCGGTTCAGTAAATTGACCTCGCTTGCCCCCGCATCCATGTCGAGTGAAAGCAGATTCAAAGAAGGAAACATCTCCTTGAGTTTATTCTCCATCCCCTTTCCGGTGATGTGATTGGCAATACAGCCGAAGGGCTGGAGACAGACGATGTTGCCGATCCCTTCGTTGAGCATGGTGATCATTTCGGCGGTGAGAAGCCATCCTTCGCCAAACTGGTTGGCCAGGCTGACAACCTCGTCGGTTATTTCAGCCAATTCTCTCAAGTCATGAGCCTTTCTGTAAAAGCGAAACCCCTGCATAACCCGCTCGATTTGATCGATGTGGTATCTTGAGTATATCTCCAGCAGCCTGTACTTGATACGATCTACCAAAGAACGTTTTAAAAAGGCCTTTTGATCATAGGTTTCATTGATAAAGCGCTGGGCGAAAAAACTCTGTATAGGAGGAAGAACCACTTCCACTCCCTGGCCGGACAGCCAGTCGATGATATTTCCGTTGGAGAAAAAGTTATATTTAACGAAAATCTCTCCAACGATCCCGACTCTTGGGACCGTCTTGTCGTTGATCTCAACCAGGTTGAAGTCCGTCACGGCTTTTTTTAGAAGATTGAGAAGATAATAATAATCTGCATTCTCGATGCCTGTCTCCATTTCAAGGAGGTATTTTTCATGCAGGTTTTTGGATGTCCCGGGCACCTTTTCCCTGACCATTGTGGATAGATACATCCTGGCCAGGGGATCCGCGAAAATAATTCCCAGGCCCAGCCTTTTTATCAGCCCCATTTTATCTATTTTAAACCCCGGCTGGGGATTGATTTCCTCATTGGATATAGTGATTACCGGGACCTCATCCAGGCCGGCTGCGGCCAGTCCTTTTCTGATAAGCGACACGTATGAGGATGCCCGGCATTGACCACCGGTCTGGGTCAGAATAACAGCGGTATTTTCAGGATCGTAGCAGCCTGATTGGAAGGCCTTGATAATATCGCCGGCGACCAGGATAGCGGGGTAGCACATGTCGTTGTTGATGGTTTTTAGTCCCCATTCAACCGATACCCTATCCTGGGGCGGGAGGACTTCCACCCGGTAACCCAGGGGCCTGAAAGCAGACGGGATCAGCGGTGAATAAAAGGGGGAAAAATAGGGAGCGATCAGGATTCTCTTTCTGTCTTCTTCCACAACCGCCCGGTCTTTTTTCATTGTGCCGGCCCCTGTGGCCCTCGTTTTACCGTTTTTTTCTTTCACCGCCTCCAGCATGGAGCGCAGTCTGATCCTGACGGCACCCAGGTTGGAGATTTCATCCATCTTGATCAAACCATGGATTTTTCCGCCGTAACGCAAAATTTCTTTGACCTCGTCGGTCGAAACCGCATCCGGCCCGCAGCCAAAAGAGGTCAACTGAACCATTTGGGCATTGGCCGTGTCCGTTACCCACCCGGCCGCCGCGTACAGTCTGTTTGCATAGCTCCACTGGGTCAGGACATTGACATCTTCCAGTGAGACGGCATCTGCATTCAAGGGAACAGCCGTTTCACTGATGACATCCACTCCCAGTTCCGTCAACAGCTGCGAAATACCGTGGTTGATAAGCGGGTCCACATGATAGGGGCGACCGGCAAGAACAACTGTTGTCCGCCCCTCGGCATCCGCCTTGCTTAGCTGCGTCTTCGCCATGGACTTGAGTTGTTTCCTGTAATTCGATTGTGCCGCCATCCCCTTTTCGACACCTTCCGACACCGTCCGGTAATTGATTCCGGACTGCT
Protein-coding sequences here:
- a CDS encoding site-specific integrase; the encoded protein is MGGFDGYDALIVKERINNIMIPLRTIWDDACSEYHWNLADPFRSIGRHLPSPTHNEREIFLYSDWKRVLEKLDPFYRTAVEVMIMTGLSSSEMAGLRKTDIKGGYLYIRTSVVRKIEKNQLKNGYRKRRIPITKELGKRLDSATMKTESEFLFPSKRGKYFNGESLRKNAWTKALKAAEVEYRHLYCLRHTFAAWSLTLGMDPNRLVSLMGHGTKKMVYEVYGKYVEGLEHDREDILAYMGEDFLLSPKRKSPLLAKANSVEISF
- a CDS encoding IS4 family transposase; the encoded protein is MDQIVAETVSCQNQINSFFDNQRIALLLKQSNVAKQYGIAPVVVMRMIFSLVFTGKNLFRYLQADDSGREIGKDTVYRFLNSVNANWRKFLHLLCAIVLNKKILPLTSTDTPKVFIVDDSLYNRNRSKNVELLARVHDHNDHRYYRGFRLLTLGWSDGSSFLPVSFSLLSSAQKKNRLAEAAEIDKRTNGFKRRAESLRKAPDVLMDLVKQARDSGISADYLLFDSWFAFPSTIIGLLELKQQVICMLKSAKTKYGYNGFDLTLDELYKSVFKRRGRAKILASVEVELGTNSNNETVMAKIVFVRARGAKKKWLALLSTDLELTDEEIVKLYKRRWDIEVFFKISKSYLRLAKEFQSRSYDALVAHTTIVFARYIMLELARRSAKDPRTLGSLFHAGCDELRQTSFAEAVTLLLTSLRQLIKGFGDKIAAPIAQALDAFWAQMPSLLRRPMLLPACIF
- a CDS encoding Fic family protein encodes the protein MKRELQGKYVTISTVGEKAQAFVPAPLPPRPPIDWTPELRSKFDQALLALGRLDSVSTLLPDTSLFLYMYVRKEAVLSSMIEGTQSSLSDLLLFELDQEPGVPLDDVREVSNYVAALDHGLRLLGEGLPLSLRLFREIHGVLLTKGRGSNQTPGEFRRSQNWIGGTRPGNAAFVPPPAEEVLECMSKLEFFLHDQPEPTPVLLKAALAHVQFETIHPFLDGNGRLGRLLIALLLCEQKVLREPMLYLSLYFKTHRQYYYELLNNVRMTGDWEAWLDFFSEAVIVTATQAVETAQQLLDLSNQDRDKISGLGRAAASTLQIHRALMEHPIATSGSLVEKTGITPATVNKALGHLEQLGIVKELTARKRNRLFSYAGYIEIMSRGTELPGR